GTCTAGCATTACAAAAGAGATAAAAGTCCAAGCAGAACACATTAATAGACGTTTGGATGATTTagtaaaagaagttaaaaagtcAGAGGATGAAAACGGTCCATCATCAGTGGTCACAAGGATACTTAAATCTCAGCATGCTGCGATGTTCCGCCATTTTCAGCAAACTATGTTTATATACAATGACACAATAGCAGCAAAGCAAGAGAAGTGCAGGACATTTATTTTCCGTCAGCTTGAAGTTGCTGGAAAAGAAGTGCTGGAAGAAGAGGTAAATGATATGCTTCATCAAGGAAAATGGGAAGTTTTTAATGAAAGCTTACTTCGAGAAATCAGTATCACTAAAGCACAACTCTCAGAGATGGAACAGAGACACAAAGAACTAGTTAATTTGGAGAACCAAATAAAGGATTTAAGGGACCTTTTCATTCAGATATCTCTTTTAGTAGAGAAACAGGGAGAAAGCATCAACAATATTGAAATGATAGTGAATGGCACAAAAGAGTATGTTAACACTACTAAAGAAAAATTTGGACTAgctgtaaaatacaaaaaaagaaatccttgcaGGGTATTGTGTTGCTGGTGTTGTCCATGCTGTGGCTCAAAATAAAGAAGTGATTTTAGAAATTTCTCCAGCTTTAGAATGAAGGATGTCCCATAATTTAGTgtcttgtatcatttttcttcatttcatagaGCCATTCACATACTTTCATCATTATTAAGTATAATTTTCCCCTTTCGCCCTTACCCACTAGAGTTACAGAAATTTCTAAAGCACGTGACATAAAACAAGTCTTcatttattaaactaaaaatagcataTTAGCTTTAAACTCATGGGTTAACTATTGAAAATGAGGTAAATGATCTTAAGTTTCTAGACAGGTATCAAGCTCTATTACATATTTTTGTAACTTCCAATGCCTTAACAAGATGAATGTCAGTAAGTGACAACTACTTAAACAATGCTTTAGGTTCATTTAAGAGCATTTTGGTAGTTAAGAATTGTATAAAACAAGACTTCAAGTGGCGCTCTATTAAAAGCCAAATCAAACTAGAAGCTGCATCAAATCTTTTATGTTCAGACAGGTCAGTTAACTCAGTGGTCAACAAATCCTAGGAAAACCCAACTATGTACTTAATGAAGAGTCTAGCTGGTAACTAGGAGCTGATTCTAGCTTAAGGCCTAAGAAGCTAAGTTAAGTCACTGTCTTCCTGAACTTGGGTCCATTCAGGACACTGTATTACAGATTAAGAGGGTTggcaaataaagtaaaaaataaaaggcaattgTATGCTTGGAAGTTTCTCCATCACTTTACTGTGAAGCCAGGCACTAGACTATGGGCTTGGGACACAGTCTGAACTCACATGGGGATAGAGTTTTGGAACTAACA
This DNA window, taken from Physeter macrocephalus isolate SW-GA chromosome 1, ASM283717v5, whole genome shotgun sequence, encodes the following:
- the STX19 gene encoding syntaxin-19, encoding MKDRLQELKQRTKEIELSRDKDVSTTEAEEQGVFLQQAVIYEREPVAERHLHEIQKLQESINNLTGDVQKFGQQQKSLVASMRRFSLLKRESSITKEIKVQAEHINRRLDDLVKEVKKSEDENGPSSVVTRILKSQHAAMFRHFQQTMFIYNDTIAAKQEKCRTFIFRQLEVAGKEVLEEEVNDMLHQGKWEVFNESLLREISITKAQLSEMEQRHKELVNLENQIKDLRDLFIQISLLVEKQGESINNIEMIVNGTKEYVNTTKEKFGLAVKYKKRNPCRVLCCWCCPCCGSK